Proteins co-encoded in one Malus sylvestris chromosome 9, drMalSylv7.2, whole genome shotgun sequence genomic window:
- the LOC126583554 gene encoding uncharacterized protein LOC126583554, with protein sequence MSENALRDLNTILGSERKNEDSSKGNITKHVAANANENHDECLKKTTASLGSLSINGEEVASSVPEVGIAEVEYIESKNLNDLENVDTSLKILLTGLESKDWVLVCEALNNVRRFSIFHKEAMLDMLGDVILLVVKSLKNPRSAVCKTAIMTSADIFNAYADLVIDSLDPMLTQLLLKSSQDKRFVCEAAERALVAMTTWVSPTLLLPKLQPYLKNRNPRVRAKASTCFCRSVPRLGVEGIKAYGIDKLIQIAASQLSDQLPESREAARILLLELQTVYEKFDYPPPAAVSEHPETSSAPAPELSETSSWENFCQSKLSPLSAQAVLRVTNISREGLVVGS encoded by the exons ATGTCAGAGAATGCTCTTAGAGATCTCAATACAATACTTGGATCCGAGAGGAAGAATGAAGACTCTAGCAAAGGGAATATAACTAAGCATGTCGCTGCAAATGCTAATGAAAATCATGACGAATGCCTGAAGAAAACCACCGCTTCGTTGGGTTCACTTTCAATAAATGGTGAGGAAGTTGCAAGTTCCGTACCCGAGGTTGGAATTGCCGAAGTAGAATACATTGAGTCCAAGAATCTGAATGATCTAGAAAATGTGGATACAAGTCTTAAG ATACTCTTAACAGGACTAGAATCTAAAGATTGGGTTCTGGTGTGTGAAGCGCTCAATAATGTGCGTCGATTTTCTATATTTCATAAGGAAGCCATGCTTGATATGTT GGGAGATGTGATATTGCTTGTGGTAAAGTCACTTAAGAATCCAAGAAGTGCTGTTTGCAAAACTGCAATTATGACATCTGCTGATATTTTCAATGCATATGCTGATCTTGTGATTGATTCATTGGACCCTATG CTTACACAACTTCTTCTAAAGTCTTCACAAGACAAACGATTTGTATGTGAGGCAGCTGAGAGAGCTTTAGTAGCGATGACCACTTGGGTTTCCCCTACATTGTTGTTACCCAAGTTGCAACCATATCTGAAGAACAGAAATCCTAGAGTTCGAGCAAAGGCATCAACGTGCTTTTGTCGAAGTGTTCCACGACTG GGTGTTGAAGGTATTAAAGCATATGGGATTGACAAATTAATTCAAATTGCTGCATCCCAGCTTAGTGACCAGCTTCCTGAGTCGAGGGAGGCTGCTCGGATCCTCCTCCTGGAGCTGCAGACTGTTTACGAGAAATTTGATTATCCCCCACCAGCAGCTGTGTCTGAACATCCAGAAACGAGCTCAGCACCAGCGCCTGAGCTCTCAGAAACGAGCTCATGGGAGAACTTTTGTCAGTCAAAACTCTCGCCTCTCAGTGCACAAGCTGTTCTTCGGGTTACCAATATATCTCGGGAAGGTCTTGTTGTGGGCTCCTGA
- the LOC126583547 gene encoding uncharacterized protein LOC126583547, translating to MEQKKKDMIRIERESVIPIIKPKIIMTLANLIEHSSDRAEFLKLCKRVEYTIRAWYLLQFEDLMQLYSLFDPVNGAKKLEQQNFSVKEVDVLEQNFLKYLFQVMEKSNFNITSNEEIEVARSGQYLLNLPITVDESKLDKKLLKNYFAEHPQPNLPEFADKYIIFRRGVGLDQTTDYFFMEKVDMMIARFWAYLLRITRIEKLLSRWSSGRPKSDPKKNDEIVSGADGEDEDLFIERIRLEKMELSVKNLLSKTTIKEPTFDRIIVVYRRASTKAKEERGIYVKHFRNIPMADMEIVLPEKKNPGLTPMDWVKFLVSAVVGLVAVVGSVEMPKADLWVIIAILSTVIGYCAKIYFTFQQNLVAYQNLITQSMYDKQLDSGRGTLLHLCDDVIQQEVKEVIIAYYILMEQGKATLKDLDMWCEELIKTEFNANCNFEVEDAVQKLVKLKIVAQDSVGRFYCVGLKRANEIIGTTTEELVLKAKQGGNA from the exons ATggagcagaagaagaaggataTGATTCGAATAGAGCGCGAATCCGTCATCCCGATCATCAAGCCCAAGATTATCATGACCTTGGCCAACCTCATTG AACATAGTTCCGACCGGGCGGAGTTTTTGAAGTTGTGCAAGAGAGTTGAGTACACAATTCGGGCTTGGTATCTTCTGCAATTCGAGGATTTGATG CAATTGTACTCCCTCTTTGACCCTGTAAATGGGGCTAAAAAATTGGAGCAGCAGAACTTTTCCGTGAAAGAAGTTGATGTGCTTGAGCAGAATTTCTTGAAGTACttatttcag GTGATGGAGAAGAGTAATTTCAATATAACAAGTAATGAGGAAATTGAGGTTGCACGTTCAGGCCAGTATCTTCTAAATCTACCCATCACAGTTGACGAATCTAAG CTTGATAAGAAGCTCTTAAAGAATTATTTCGCTGAGCATCCTCAACCAAACCTTCCAGAGTTTGCTGATAAG TACATTATCTTCCGGCGTGGCGTTGGACTTGATCAGACAACTGATTACTTTTTCATGGAGAAAGTGGACATGATGATTGCGCGCTTTTGGGCATATCTTTTACGAATAACTag GATCGAAAAACTTTTATCCAGATGGTCAAGTGGACGACCTAAGTCTGATCCaaaaaagaatgatgagattGTCTCTGGAGCAGATGGAGAAGATGAAGACTTATTTATTGAAAGAATCCGTCTAGAAAAAATGGAACTAAG TGTTAAAAATTTGCTGAGCAAGACGACAATCAAAGAGCCAACCTTTGATAGGATAATTGTTGTTTACAG GCGGGCAAGTACCAAAGCCAAAGAAGAAAGGGGAATATATGTAAAGCACTTCAGAAATATTCCGATGGCTGATATGGAGATAGTTCTT CCTGAGAAGAAGAACCCGGGATTAACTCCAATGGACTGGGTCAAGTTCCTTGTCTCTGCTGTAGTTGGGCTG GTTGCCGTTGTTGGTTCGGTTGAAATGCCTAAAGCTGATCTTTGGGTCATTATTGCAATTCTTTCCACTGTGATTGGTTACTGTGCTAAGATATACTTCAC GTTTCAGCAGAACTTGGTTGCATATCAGAACTTGATAACACAGTCCATGTATGACAAACAACTAGATAGCGGAAGGGGCACTCTTCTGCACTTGTGTGATGATGTGATTCAACAGGAA GTCAAGGAGGTGATAATTGCTTACTATATATTAATGGAGCAAGGGAAAGCTACTTTAAAA GACCTGGATATGTGGTGTGAGGAACTAATTAAAACCGAGTTTAACGCCAATTGCAATTTCGAGGTGGAGGATGCAGTTCAGAAGTtggtgaaattgaaaattgttgcTCAG GATTCTGTTGGACGGTTTTACTGCGTTGGGCTGAAGCGTGCTAACGAGATCATTGGCACCACCACAGAGGAGCTTGTCCTCAAGGCAAAACAAGGTGGTAATGCTTGA
- the LOC126583565 gene encoding protein DELETION OF SUV3 SUPPRESSOR 1(I)-like — protein MEKDQKVASEEDPKIDLFEDDDEFEEFNINEEWDEKEEEIDSTPQQWEDDWDDDDVNDDFSLQLKTELESNAEKS, from the exons ATGGAGAAGGATCAGAAGGTTGCATCGGAAGAAGACCCCAAGATCGATCTGTTCGAAGACGACGACGAGTTCGAGGAATTCAACATCAATGAAG AGTGggatgagaaggaagaagagataGATTCAACACCACAACAATGGGAGGATGAttgggatgatgatgatgtcaACGATGATTTCTCTCTGCAGCTGAAGACGGAACTCGAGAGCAACGCTGAGAAGAGCTAA
- the LOC126582505 gene encoding probable LRR receptor-like serine/threonine-protein kinase At2g28960: MAKQVFVYATIFILITTAGFAAAMPSESNCSLHFDLGSSPSPNSTCEEGDWGGFLHKDCCASAFNDYLYALGQRANQTGLIYLDSAEQGVCLASMKNLQKDVFGCGIEKLTSGAGGCSDLSVAEVRNRLGDKLKGLESQCGFRFSDGKNGQLCGSCVKSWEDIGPLHSSSRDAESLEFQTNVCRFAVLVSYTSIKLEDKGHLLAVYSCLGSQEGFAENEPKGHRKFSKGLWIMIGGGVVVAFVFVVLAACILSKKRTKSTPPPPKESAAFKEAIFEDSGCPKIPIKEVYSATDNLNPTNFIGEGTAGKVYKGILSNNQRVAVKHIINDGNVETFAREVTSLSHIRHPNLVTLLGYCANEDECFLVYELCPNGNLSEWIFGKDRNLSWIHRLEIAIDSARGLSFLHTYPEGCIVHRDIKPTNILLGENFEAKLSDFGLSKIIELGETYVSSEVRGTFGYVDPDYRNNNHVNSSGDVYSFGIVLLQILSGKKVINMNLNTPMPLNKQAKVLNRDGSINEFADPKLDGEYSEEAFDLTLQLALSCTALKQQRPSMQQIVVRLQEAHDISTHVKASTPEDSPDASFSY; encoded by the exons ATGGCGAAACAAGTTTTTGTTTATGCTACAATCTTCATACTGATCACCACCGCTGGCTTTGCAGCTGCTATGCCCTCTGAGTCGAACTGCAGCCTTCATTTTGATTTGGGATCATCCCCGTCTCCAAATTCAACTTGCGAAGAAGGGGACTGGGGAGGGTTTCTGCACAAAGACTGCTGCGCATCAGCGTTCAATGACTACCTCTACGCGTTGGGGCAGCGCGCGAATCAAACAGGGTTGATATACCTCGACTCTGCCGAGCAGGGGGTTTGCTTGGCTTCCATGAAAAATTTGCAGAAGGATGTTTTCGGCTGTGGGATTGAGAAGTTGACAAGTGGTGCCGGTGGCTGCTCTGACTTGTCTGTCGCTGAAGTTAGGAATAGATTGGGCGACAAGTTGAAAGGTTTGGAGAGCCAGTGTGGATTCCGGTTTTCTGATGGAAAAAACGGGCAGCTGTGCGGTTCTTGTGTGAAGAGTTGGGAAGACATAGGACCATTGCATTCATCGTCCCGGGATGCAGAATCTTTGGAGTTTCAAACTAATGTTTGCAGGTTCGCAGTGCTGGTGTCGTATACAAGCATTAAACTTGAAGATAAAGGGCATCTTCTTGCAGTTTATAGTTGCCTTGGGTCACAAGAAGGCTTCGCTG AAAATGAACCAAAGGGTCATAGGAAATTCAGTAAAG GTCTATGGATTATGATTGGAGGAGGTGTCGTGGTTGCCTTTGTTTTTGTAGTACTGGCCGCCTGCATTTTGTCAAAGAAACGTACCAAATCAACTCCGCCACCACCCAAAGAATCCG CAGCATTTAAGGAAGCGATTTTCGAGGACTCAGGCTGTCCAAAAATTCCTATCAAGGAAGTGTATTCTGCTACTGACAATCTAAACCCAACAAATTTCATCGGCGAAGGAACTGCTG GAAAGGTGTATAAAGGCATACTATCAAACAATCAACGTGTAGCAGTTAAGCACATTATCAATGACGGAAATGTGGAGACATTTGCCCGAGAAGTTACGAGCTTATCGCACATCAGACACCCGAACCTTGTTACCTTGCTAGGTTATTGTGCAAACGAAGATGAATGCTTCCTTGTCTATGAGCTTTGTCCCAACGGAAACCTCTCAGAATGGATTTTCG GGAAAGATAGGAACCTGTCCTGGATCCACAGGCTTGAGATTGCAATTGATAGCGCTCGAGGTCTATCGTTCCTCCACACGTATCCAGAAGGCTGCATCGTCCATCGCGATATCAAG CCAACAAACATTCTCCTTGGGGAGAATTTTGAAGCAAAGCTATCAGACTTTGGACTCTCCAAGATTATTGAGCTGGGAGAAACCTATGTCAGTTCAGAAGTGAGAGGAACTTTCGGGTACGTTGATCCTGACTATCGGAACAACAACCACGTAAATTCATCAGGAGATGTCTACAGCTTTGGAATCGTACTTCTGCAGATCCTATCGGGGAAGAAGGTTATCAACATGAATCTGAACACTCCAATGCCATTAAATAAACAG GCAAAGGTCCTCAACCGAGATGGCAGCATCAATGAATTCGCCGATCCTAAACTTGACGGGGAATACTCAGAAGAAGCGTTTGATCTAACGCTTCAGCTGGCTCTCTCATGCACAGCACTCAAACAACAAAGACCGTCAATGCAGCAAATTGTTGTGAGACTACAAGAGGCGCATGACATATCAACGCATGTAAAGGCCTCTACTCCTGAAGATTCACCAGATGCTAGCTTCTCGTATTGA
- the LOC126583545 gene encoding cyclic nucleotide-gated ion channel 18 — MNRIIPTPAAKFRPLYTDPNSADVSSSAVPDEQNPLTILWNHQILDPDSDIVAHWNHIFLVICILALFVDPLYFYLPWVGDTACLTTDNQLAVVVTCFRTLTDLFYLLHMIIKFRTAYVNPSTRVFGRGDLVTDPHLIAIRYLKSDFIVDLAATLPVPQLVIWLVIPATRNSRADHANNTLALFVLIQYIPRIFLIFPLNQRIIKTTGVVAKTAWAGAAYNLLLFVLAGHIVGSVWYISSIGRQFSCWKSYCKEENSKRIVSCLTSFLDCSSTELPERKYWVNVTEVVKSCDANNEKAKFKFGIFGDAFKSDVATTKDFYPKYLYCLWWGLRNLSSYGQTLKTSTYFWEIMFSITLCLTGLILFSLLIGNMQTYLQSMSIKFEEWRIKLKDTEEWMRHRQLPEDLRERVRRFMQYKWFATRGVDEESILRSLPLDLCHEIQRHLCLSLVRRVPFFSQMDDQLLDAICERLVSSLSIQGTHIVQEGDPVNEMLFIIRGKLESSTTNGGRSGFFNSITLGPGDFCGEELLTWALMPSSSLNLPSSTRTVRALTEVEAFALRAEDLKFVAGQFKRLHSKKLQHAFRYYSHQWRTWGSCFIQAAWRRFKKRKMTRDLAMQESLYYMQNPGQEEDGYYYYDEEQAGGNYEGDASGERSGENASNLGQGQHLGVTFLASKFAATTRRGIAQKAQVVEAASPSLDMPRLLKPDEPDFSAD, encoded by the exons ATGAATAGAATAATCCCCACGCCGGCCGCTAAATTCCGCCCCCTCTACACCGACCCTAACTCCGCCGACGTCTCCTCCTCCGCCGTGCCGGACGAACAGAACCCGCTCACAATCCTATGGAACCACCAAATCCTCGACCCCGACAGCGATATCGTAGCGCATTGGAACCACATCTTCCTCGTCATCTGCATTCTGGCCCTCTTCGTCGACCCCCTCTATTTCTACCTCCCTTGGGTCGGCGACACAGCTTGCTTGACCACCGACAACCAGCTCGCCGTCGTCGTCACCTGCTTCCGCACCCTCACCGACCTCTTCTACCTCCTCCACATGATCATCAAGTTCCGCACCGCCTATGTCAATCCCAGCACTAGGGTTTTCGGCCGCGGTGACCTCGTCACGGACCCCCACCTGATTGCCATCCGCTACTTGAAGTCCGACTTCATTGTCGATCTTGCCGCTACCCTTCCGGTCCCCCAG CTTGTAATCTGGTTGGTGATTCCAGCAACGAGGAACTCGAGAGCTGATCATGCCAACAACACTCTGGCACTGTTCGTTTTGATTCAGTACATTCCTCGGATCTTCCTCATCTTCCCGTTGAATCAACGTATCATAAAGACAACTGGTGTCGTAGCAAAGACTGCATGGGCGGGAGCTGCGTACAAtctcctcctcttcgttctaGCCGGCCAT ATAGTTGGTTCTGTCTGGTATATATCGTCCATAGGGCGGCAGTTCTCTTGCTGGAAATCCTATTGTAAAGAGGAGAACTCGAAAAGGATTGTTTCTTGCCTCACAAGTTTTCTAGATTGTAGTAGTACAGAACTACCAGAACGGAAGTACTGGGTCAACGTCACCGAAGTTGTTAAAAGTTGTGATGCAAATAATGAGAAAGCCAAATTTAAGTTTGGAATTTTTGGGGATGCTTTCAAGAGTGATGTTGCTACTACAAAGGACTTCTATCCAAAGTACCTGTATTGTTTGTGGTGGGGTTTAAGAAACTTAAG TTCATATGGGCAGACTCTGAAGACGAGCACGTACTTTTGGGAGATAATGTTTTCCATTACACTATGTCTCACTGGTCTAATTCTGTTCTCATTATTGATTGGCAACATGCAG ACTTATCTGCAATCAATGTCGATAAAATTCGAAGAATGGAGGATTAAGCTAAAAGATACTGAGGAGTGGATGAGGCATCGGCAGTTACCTGAGGATTTGCGCGAACGTGTTCGTAGATTTATGCAGTACAAATGGTTTGCCACAAGAGGAGTTGATGAAGAATCCATATTGCGGTCATTACCTTTAGACCTCTGCCATGAAATCCAGCGGCACTTATGCCTTTCGCTTGTTCGTCGT GTTCCTTTTTTTTCACAAATGGATGATCAGCTTCTCGATGCCATATGCGAACGTCTTGTCTCATCCTTGAGTATCCAAGGCACACATATAGTTCAAGAGGGTGATCCAGTAAATGAGATGTTGTTTATCATTCGAGGGAAACTCGAGAGCTCCACAACCAATGGAGGGAGGTCCGGGTTCTTTAACTCCATCACTCTTGGACCTGGTGACTTCTGCGGCGAGGAACTGCTGACATGGGCCTTGATGCCAAGCTCTAGTCTCAACTTGCCTTCTTCCACGCGGACAGTCAGAGCTCTTAccgaagttgaagcttttgcaCTTCGAGCAGAGGACCTTAAATTCGTTGCTGGGCAATTCAAACGCCTTCACAGCAAGAAACTACAGCATGCCTTTAGGTACTATTCCCACCAATGGAGGACATGGGGTTCTTGCTTTATCCAAGCCGCTTGGAGAAGGTTTAAGAAGCGAAAGATGACGAGGGACTTGGCTATGCAGGAGAGCTTGTACTATATGCAAAATCCAGGCCAAGAGGAAGACGGTTACTACTACTATGACGAAGAACAAGCAGGTGGAAATTATGAGGGTGATGCGAGTGGTGAGAGATCAGGAGAGAATGCAAGCAATTTGGGCCAAGGCCAACATCTTGGGGTCACATTTCTCGCTTCCAAGTTTGCTGCAACTACAAGGCGAGGAATTGCGCAGAAAGCTCAGGTGGTTGAAGCTGCTTCTCCCAGTTTGGACATGCCTCGGTTGTTAAAGCCAGATGAACCTGATTTCTCTGCAGATTGA